The Sporosarcina sp. Te-1 DNA window TTTTGTATTTTAGTTTTGTTCTTTAGCATTTGATTGATGACCAACTCGGCACTTTCAGCTGATTGGTGAGCGTCTAACAGTACAGCAAATTCCCAATCTTTCGTGTCATTTGTCCAGATCAAGCAACCATCCTCATTCTTATATTGGCCAGCACTCGAATTGCCGCCAAAACGTCCAAACGATATGTGGCCAATGGGTTCAATTGAAATGGTATCTACAAAGTGTGCTCGACTCCCCACCCAACTGAATTCCAAAATCCCCATATCAGGTCTCCTCCAAATAGGTTCGTAAACGAGTACATAGCTTGACAACCTCACGATTATCTCCAAACGGAGCATGTTCCCAATCATACACTTCGAATGGCCCCCAATGTTCCCGTGGTGTATGAGGATAGCGAGCAATTAGATGCATATGGAGATGCGGGACGGCGTCTCCTGAAACAACTGAATAAATATGCTCTGCATTTTCTGATTCTTTCAGGGCTCTACTGACCTTCGCCATAATGACTCCGAAGGCACTTGCTTCATCCATCGTCATGTCGGCAAGTGAAGGCACATGTCTTTTAAGGTCGATGATCAGATGGCCTAAATAGTTTGGTTTTCCATTTCGATCAATATGGCCAACATATACATAATCGTCTTCGTAAATCATGACGCCAGCCGTCTCCACCATGCCTGCGTGTTTATCGCAAATAAAACAATTCCCCATTCTATAGTCCCCCTTTTGGTTATCAAATAAAAAAATCCTATTGTCTTCGTAAGAGACAATAAGATGATTATCGTGGTACCACTCTTCTTGCTCCGATCGTTGGGATCGGAGCTTCTTAGGACTCGATGACGGGAGTTAGCCGTATAGATTTACATATCAATCTATCCACTCCCAGGCGAGTTCAAGACTGAATGGATTGCCTCGCACCTACCGGCAACTCTCTTAACCATAACATATCTCTACTACTCCTAATCAAAGTGTTTTAATTATTCGTTTTTTCCATTCTATTCAATTCTCGCTCAATTGTCAATATTGCCAGTTACTTATTCATTTCTATGAACTTTTCACGGCAAGAAAAAAAAGAAATAGACCCATTTACGTAGTCTTAAAGCGAATACAGTTCTTTTATTTTGTCTACGGGTAACCTACTCGGATCACTCAAATCAACAAAATAAGGCAGCTGCCATTTTTGAGTTTTCACCGCTTGCTTATTAGTCGGTTGATCCCAGCTGGAATAAACTCGTATCGCCATCTTCCCCGGTGTTGAATGGGACCTGAGAATATTCTGTTCGACAAGAATTTCTTTTGGAAAAATAAACTGCCCAAACTTACTATCCTCTTTAAAAATAGTGATAACAAATAAATCAGGTGATTTCTCATATGTAAAGGGTTGATTTTTATTATTTTCATCTTTTTCCCAAAATACAACAAACTGCCCTGCTTTGGTAGGGGTAATATTGGCAACTCTGAAACGCACTGTTCTCGAAGATAATTGAAATGTACCTGCCCCATACTTAGCATTTTGCTTTTCTTCTTGAGCCGACTTTACAGTTAAGCCATTTGGCTCGTAAATCATTTTAGTTACAAAATGTAATGCTGCATGAAAATCGTTCATTATTTTATCCCTCAAATTCCAAACAATTGAATAGTAAACTGGATAGCGCTGAAGTTGGATATAGTCTTTCACCCAGCAGGACAGCTCCAAGTTTTTGAAACATGCATGGCAATTAAATGACCGGATATTACAAGCTGTAGGTCTTACCGAACGTAGTGAAAAAATCTCGGAAAACGGGGTTACCCAGTTTTTTTGTCAGCACTACAAGTTTAACTGGATTATTGGCTGCGTACGTTTCTAAAATAGTGACAGCACCCGAACGGATTTCTTCTTTGATCCGGCCTGTTCCCATTATTCCAAGGTATTCATGATGAAGAACGGCATTTTTTATCCCTTCATCACTGTTGCATTGGATGGTGTTTGAAAAATTAGTTCCTTTTTTAAGGATTTCAAACTTAATAAAAGGAGCATTATGATCGACGAGTACCGGATATTTCGCCAAGTACTCCTCTGTCCGCGAAGGATCCTTGGCCACTTTACTTGAAGCAAATAGCACCAAGTCGTCATAATCAATAATTTGGTGGGAAATGTCTGCATTTAAAGGTCTTCCACTCACAATGGCAAAATCAGCCTCGTTCACGATTACCGCCTTCAGGGCATCATCACTGCTGTTGATCGCCTGCACATCAACCAAAACATTTGGATTCTTTTTTTGAAAGCTTCTTATGTATGGGAGAAAAAATCGATCGCAATACTCATCTAACCCACAAACACGAATCGTTTGTTTTTCCCCTTTTAAATCCTCCATGCCCATTTGAAGTATGAAGAGTTCATTCAGGATATTCTTGGAATGCTCATATAGAAATTCGCCAGCTTTTGTTAATCTTCTGCGATTGTCCACTTTCTCGAATAGCGGCAAGCCGATTTCTTCTTCCAATTGCTGCAGATGTTTTGTCACAGTCGGTTGTGAATAATTCAAACGCATAGCAGCCTGTATGAGATTCTGTTCTTCCACTACGATTTGAAACGTCTGAAAATGCCTAATTTCCACGAGGTTCTCACCTGTCCTTTTACTTTCTCAAAGCCGATTCATTTTGGATTCGTTGAATCACCCTATATATTATAACCTACCATATTCGGAATCATAATATGCAGTATTCCTAATTTGAATATCACTGGCTGAAAATCACGCTAAAATGAAAGCGTTGACAATTCTATTTTCAGAATTCAATTAATTGGGGGTCTATTTGAAACCTTGGTAAAGGACTCCATTTTTTACTTGGAGGAAGGGATAGTTCATAACAGCATTAGAAAAAACAACGGATAAGGGAGTGTAAAACATGAGCATGGCCAAACCTCTAAAGATGGATGATAGCAAAGACAAGAAACCTAAGAAAAAAAGTGGAATAAGCGCATACGTTTTGATGTTTTTTATCATCGTTGCCATTACTGTGCTAACCTATGTGGTGCCTGCAGGCCATTACGAACGTTTTGAGGAAAATGGGCGAACATTGATTGACCCTTCAAAATTTGAATTCATCGATAAAACACCTGTCGGATTGCTGGAAATGTTCAATTCATTCCATCAGGG harbors:
- a CDS encoding HIT family protein encodes the protein MGNCFICDKHAGMVETAGVMIYEDDYVYVGHIDRNGKPNYLGHLIIDLKRHVPSLADMTMDEASAFGVIMAKVSRALKESENAEHIYSVVSGDAVPHLHMHLIARYPHTPREHWGPFEVYDWEHAPFGDNREVVKLCTRLRTYLEET
- a CDS encoding MepB family protein, translating into MNDFHAALHFVTKMIYEPNGLTVKSAQEEKQNAKYGAGTFQLSSRTVRFRVANITPTKAGQFVVFWEKDENNKNQPFTYEKSPDLFVITIFKEDSKFGQFIFPKEILVEQNILRSHSTPGKMAIRVYSSWDQPTNKQAVKTQKWQLPYFVDLSDPSRLPVDKIKELYSL
- a CDS encoding LysR family transcriptional regulator yields the protein MEIRHFQTFQIVVEEQNLIQAAMRLNYSQPTVTKHLQQLEEEIGLPLFEKVDNRRRLTKAGEFLYEHSKNILNELFILQMGMEDLKGEKQTIRVCGLDEYCDRFFLPYIRSFQKKNPNVLVDVQAINSSDDALKAVIVNEADFAIVSGRPLNADISHQIIDYDDLVLFASSKVAKDPSRTEEYLAKYPVLVDHNAPFIKFEILKKGTNFSNTIQCNSDEGIKNAVLHHEYLGIMGTGRIKEEIRSGAVTILETYAANNPVKLVVLTKKLGNPVFRDFFTTFGKTYSL